A single Lactuca sativa cultivar Salinas chromosome 8, Lsat_Salinas_v11, whole genome shotgun sequence DNA region contains:
- the LOC111919742 gene encoding 7-deoxyloganetic acid glucosyl transferase isoform X1: MDPKPPSPPHVLIFPCPAQGHVNSMLKLTELLLRAGLHITFLISAKDHDRLYRFTTVHSRLSSYPGFRFHVIHGLYEGPIDTDEKLNLMLIDSLPKVTTPLLRMLLLDSQVTCFIADGILGFSLDAAAGTGVPVMFFRTISACAFWAYFCIPDLINSGDLPFQGTNLDERIVNVKGMEGFLRRRDLPSFCRSGLSNTTFQEVTSITRRTPDAHALILNTFEDLEGPILSHIQKHCPNIYTIGPLHAHLKAQSISKSTSSNSLLQEDRTCIGWLDQHAPKSVLYVSFGSIATLTRDQLIEFWHGIVNSEKPFLWVIREDLVSSLDDENNVPSELEKGTKERGYLVGWAPQEDVLTHSAVGAFLTHNGWNSTLESIVEGVPMVSWPFFADQQPNSRFVEAVWKLGLDMKDTCDRRIVEKIVKEVMEVRKEEFEESARRMAKLAKESVSSGGSSYRNLDRLIEDIKMMTPQSN; encoded by the exons ATGGATCCGAAACCACCTTCTCCACCGCATGTTCTTATCTTTCCATGTCCGGCGCAAGGCCATGTGAACTCCATGTTAAAGCTGACGGAGCTGCTCCTGCGGGCGGGTCTGCACATCACCTTTCTAATATCTGCCAAAGACCATGACCGCCTATACCGCTTCACCACCGTCCATTCCCGCCTCAGCTCCTACCCGGGTTTCCGTTTCCACGTCATTCATGGTCTCTATGAAGGCCCCATAGACACCGATGAAAAACTCAATCTGATGTTAATTGAttctttgcctaaagtaactacaCCCTTGCTCAGAATGTTGCTTCTCGATTCTCAGGTGACTTGTTTCATAGCTGACGGAATCTTGGGTTTTTCACTGGATGCTGCGGCGGGTACCGGAGTTCCAGTCATGTTCTTTCGGACGATTAGCGCTTGTGCGTTCTGGGCTTACTTTTGCATCCCGGATCTCATAAACTCCGGCGACCTTCCCTTTCAAG GTACAAACTTGGACGAACGAATAGTCAACGTGAAAGGCATGGAAGGATTCCTTCGCCGGCGTGATCTTCCAAGCTTTTGTCGTTCCGGCTTAAGCAACACCACGTTCCAAGAAGTTACCAGCATAACACGCCGGACACCAGATGCCCATGCACTCATTCTCAACacttttgaagatcttgaaggccCTATTCTCTCTCACATACAAAAACACTGCCCAAATATTTACACCATCGGACCACTTCACGCACACCTCAAAGCCCAATCCATATCAAAATCCACATCTTCAAATAGCTTACTCCAGGAAGATAGGACATGTATAGGTTGGCTCGATCAACATGCACCCAAATCGGTATTATACGTGAGTTTTGGAAGCATAGCAACACTAACAAGAGACCAACTTATCGAGTTTTGGCATGGTATAGTTAACAGTGAGAAACCATTTTTGTGGGTCATCCGAGAGGATCTTGTTTCGAGTCTTGATGATGAAAACAATGTACCAAGTGAGCTAGAAAAGGGTACTAAAGAAAGAGGGTATCTAGTTGGGTGGGCTCCACAAGAAGATGTCTTAACCCATTCAGCTGTAGGTGCTTTTTTGACACATAATGGATGGAACTCGACGTTGGAGAGCATTGTTGAAGGAGTGCCGATGGTGAGTTGGCCGTTTTTTGCAGATCAACAGCCGAATAGTAGATTCGTGGAGGCTGTGTGGAAATTAGGGTTGGATATGAAAGACACGTGTGATAGAAGGATAGTTGAGAAGATTGTTAAAGAAGTAATGGAAGTTAGGaaggaagagtttgaagaatcCGCCCGTCGTATGGCGAAACTGGCGAAGGAGTCTGTTAGCAGCGGTGGATCTTCTTATAGGAATTTAGATCGTTTGATCGAAGACATTAAAATGATGACTCCTCAATCTAATTAA
- the LOC111919742 gene encoding 7-deoxyloganetic acid glucosyltransferase isoform X2, whose amino-acid sequence MTAYTASPPSIPASAPTRVSVSTSFMVTCFIADGILGFSLDAAAGTGVPVMFFRTISACAFWAYFCIPDLINSGDLPFQGTNLDERIVNVKGMEGFLRRRDLPSFCRSGLSNTTFQEVTSITRRTPDAHALILNTFEDLEGPILSHIQKHCPNIYTIGPLHAHLKAQSISKSTSSNSLLQEDRTCIGWLDQHAPKSVLYVSFGSIATLTRDQLIEFWHGIVNSEKPFLWVIREDLVSSLDDENNVPSELEKGTKERGYLVGWAPQEDVLTHSAVGAFLTHNGWNSTLESIVEGVPMVSWPFFADQQPNSRFVEAVWKLGLDMKDTCDRRIVEKIVKEVMEVRKEEFEESARRMAKLAKESVSSGGSSYRNLDRLIEDIKMMTPQSN is encoded by the exons ATGACCGCCTATACCGCTTCACCACCGTCCATTCCCGCCTCAGCTCCTACCCGGGTTTCCGTTTCCACGTCATTCATG GTGACTTGTTTCATAGCTGACGGAATCTTGGGTTTTTCACTGGATGCTGCGGCGGGTACCGGAGTTCCAGTCATGTTCTTTCGGACGATTAGCGCTTGTGCGTTCTGGGCTTACTTTTGCATCCCGGATCTCATAAACTCCGGCGACCTTCCCTTTCAAG GTACAAACTTGGACGAACGAATAGTCAACGTGAAAGGCATGGAAGGATTCCTTCGCCGGCGTGATCTTCCAAGCTTTTGTCGTTCCGGCTTAAGCAACACCACGTTCCAAGAAGTTACCAGCATAACACGCCGGACACCAGATGCCCATGCACTCATTCTCAACacttttgaagatcttgaaggccCTATTCTCTCTCACATACAAAAACACTGCCCAAATATTTACACCATCGGACCACTTCACGCACACCTCAAAGCCCAATCCATATCAAAATCCACATCTTCAAATAGCTTACTCCAGGAAGATAGGACATGTATAGGTTGGCTCGATCAACATGCACCCAAATCGGTATTATACGTGAGTTTTGGAAGCATAGCAACACTAACAAGAGACCAACTTATCGAGTTTTGGCATGGTATAGTTAACAGTGAGAAACCATTTTTGTGGGTCATCCGAGAGGATCTTGTTTCGAGTCTTGATGATGAAAACAATGTACCAAGTGAGCTAGAAAAGGGTACTAAAGAAAGAGGGTATCTAGTTGGGTGGGCTCCACAAGAAGATGTCTTAACCCATTCAGCTGTAGGTGCTTTTTTGACACATAATGGATGGAACTCGACGTTGGAGAGCATTGTTGAAGGAGTGCCGATGGTGAGTTGGCCGTTTTTTGCAGATCAACAGCCGAATAGTAGATTCGTGGAGGCTGTGTGGAAATTAGGGTTGGATATGAAAGACACGTGTGATAGAAGGATAGTTGAGAAGATTGTTAAAGAAGTAATGGAAGTTAGGaaggaagagtttgaagaatcCGCCCGTCGTATGGCGAAACTGGCGAAGGAGTCTGTTAGCAGCGGTGGATCTTCTTATAGGAATTTAGATCGTTTGATCGAAGACATTAAAATGATGACTCCTCAATCTAATTAA
- the LOC111919791 gene encoding uncharacterized mitochondrial protein AtMg00810 isoform X1, protein MEQPPGFSDSQFPNHVCKLSKVLYGLKQAPRAWFQRLSTFLLSYGFSCSRADTSLFVFTNVSCIMYLLVYVDDLILTGNDETAIANFISRLNHEFSIKDLGYFLGLEVTYLDNGLFLTQSKYASDILTRADLYDSKPASTPLPPHASFKTDGTPFKDPTLYRSLVEALQYLTITRPDLSYAVNQVSQFLQAQTVDHFQSVKRILRYVKGTISFGLTYSRPHKNSILGYSDADWTRCLDTRRSTYGYSIYLGGNLVSWSAKKQPTVSRSSCESEYKAMTTTATEIVWITHLLRELHALPPDRPTILCDNKSALFMTQNPVSHKHAKHIDLDYHFIRELVSSGKLFTKFVPTNLQVADIFTKSLSRLQFETFRTMLRLGPPPFQLKGGISG, encoded by the coding sequence ATGGAACAACCTCCGGGATTTTCCGATTCTCAATTTCCCAACCATGTGTGTAAGTTATCTAAGGTGCTTTATGGCTTAAAACAAGCTCCACGAGCTTGGTTCCAACGCTTGAGCACTTTTCTTCTTTCATATGGCTTTAGTTGCAGTCGTGCAGACACTTCTCTCTTTGTGTTCACAAATGTCTCATGCATCATGTACTTACTCGTATATGTGGATGATCTTATTCTTACAGGAAATGATGAGACTGCTATTGCCAATTTTATTTCTCGTTTAAATCACGAGTTTTCCATCAAAGATCTTGGTTATTTCTTGGGCCTTGAAGTTACTTACCTAGACAACGGTCTTTTTCTCACTCAATCAAAGTATGCTAGCGACATTCTCACAAGGGCTGATCTTTATGATTCTAAACCCGCGAGCACGCCTCTACCTCCCCATGCATCCTTTAAAACAGATGGTACGCCTTTTAAGGATCCAACTCTCTATCGATCTTTAGTCGAGGCTCTTCAGTATTTGACAATCACACGACCAGATTTGTCTTACGCGGTCAATCAAGTTTCTCAATTTCTCCAAGCCCAAACGGTTGATCATTTTCAATCTGTTAAACGAATTCTTCGGTATGTTAAAGGCACCATCTCCTTTGGTCTCACTTACAGTCGGCCTCACAAAAATTCCATACTTGGCTACTCTGATGCTGATTGGACTCGTTGCTTAGACACACGTCGCTCTACATATGGCTACTCTATTTACCTAGGTGGGAATCTTGTGTCATGGAGTGCTAAAAAGCAACCCACTGTCTCACGGTCCAGTTGTGAATCTGAATATAAGGCAATGACCACTACTGCTACTGAAATAGTATGGATTACTCATCTCTTAAGAGAGTTGCATGCGCTTCCTCCAGATAGACCTACAATTCTTTGTGATAACAAGAGTGCTCTTTTTATGACACAAAATCCAGTCTCACATAAACATGCCAAGCACATTGATTTAGACTATCACTTTATCCGGGAATTGGTTAGCTCAGGCAAACTCTTCACAAAATTTGTTCCAACCAATCTTCAGGTGGCCGATATCTTCACTAAAAGTCTTTCACGTCTTCAGTTCGAGACTTTTCGTACCATGCTACGCCTAGGACCACCACCGTTTCAATTGAAGGGGGGTATTAGTGGATAA
- the LOC111919791 gene encoding uncharacterized protein LOC111919791 isoform X2 → MTESSSSSSPQDNPFSMNTLLHPMTIKLSSSNYLLCRNHLLLPIFTYQKLLRHLDGSFPAPSTTVTVEEKSLPNPDYQVWTEADQRAIILLQSSLKKLQPKFLVSPRLATSGSLLKLLIVTHLLSAFILCVNPFDNSQKGRGRSFNYRGLNSRGKGRGQGRRPPHCQLCRYNGHYASSCPQLHTYATQAPSSDENLAKAFHAQCHVTKNTPDWHVDSGATYHMTPTCDSLNHSTSYLGSENQKSSR, encoded by the exons ATGACAGagtcctcctcttcttcttctcctcaagATAACCCTTTCTCCATGAATACTCTATTGCACCCGATGACAATCAAGCTTTCCTCCAGCAACTACCTTTTATGTCggaatcatcttcttcttcccatCTTTACTTATCAGAAGCTATTAAGGCATCTCGATGGTTCTTTTCCCGCTCCATCGACAACCGTTACTGTTGAAGAAAAATCTCTTCCCAATCCAGACTATCAGGTATGGACTGAAGCTGATCAGCGAGCTATTATTCTCTTGCAATCTTCTCTGAAGAAGTTGCAGCCGAAGTTCTTGGTCTCACCACGGCTCGCAACATCTGGCTCGCTCTTGAAGCTTCTTATAGTAACGCATCTGTTAAGCGCGTTCATTCTCTGCGTGAATCCCTTCGACAACTCACAAAAG GGTAGGGGTCGTTCCTTCAATTATCGAGGATTAAACTCTCGTGGCAAGGGACGAGGTCAAGGTCGAAGACCACCTCATTGCCAATTGTGCAGATATAATGGTCATTATGCGTCTTCTTGTCCGCAACTTCATACCTATGCTACTCAAGCTCCCTCTTCGGATGAAAACTTAGCAAAGGCTTTCCATGCACAATGTCATGTTACTAAAAACACTCCTGATTGGCATGTTGATTCGGGAGCGACATATCACATGACTCCAACCTGTGACTCACTCAATCATTCGACATCATATTTAG GATCGGAAAACCAAAAGAGTTCTCGCTAA